In one window of Nicotiana tabacum cultivar K326 chromosome 12, ASM71507v2, whole genome shotgun sequence DNA:
- the LOC107802721 gene encoding uncharacterized protein LOC107802721, whose translation MAQREKIVNTILSTSNKKFTFGLLPQQRRNATHFPATNQPPKLADQISRLLILQRYTALDNLKFDFSDNLVDAVLVKLKLHPNASLHFFKLASRRQFYKPHVKSYCKIVHILSRARMFDETRFYLAELLELSRNIKPVSFIWDELVAVYREFKFSPTVFDMVLKISAKKGLVKNALYVFDNMHKCGRVPSLSSCNSLLSNLVKNGECFTAFSVYDQMNRIGISPDIYMCTIMVNAYCKDGKVDKAEIFIDEIEKMGLELSVVTYHSLINGYVEKKDLEGVERVLKQMEERGISRNVVTFTLLIKGYCRLCKMEEAEKVFREMKEVDEQAYGVLIDGFCQIGKMDDALRIRDEMLRLGFNMNLFICNSLINGYCKVGKISNAEQVVRSMNGWNLKPDSYSYHTLLDGYCRERLMQNAFNLCDEMIRDGIDPTVVTYNTLLKGLCQEGAISDALHLWNLMLKRGVVPNAVGYSTLLDAFLKMGEFEKALVLWKHILARGHTKSRILLNTMLKGFCKMGKMAEAELLFNKMEELGCSPDAITYRTLSDGFCKTGEIEKALETKDAMELQNIPASVESYNSLISGLMKAGKFGRVEDLLNEMHDRELTPNTVTFGALIAGWFKEGLPEKAFKAYFEMREKGFNPNVIIVSSIISGLYKLGRTDDANKLLQKILDVNLYPDLRRFYSFSNSRTELLDVQKVADSLDGSAAKSIVPNNVLYNIAVAALCKSGKIDDARDVVNYLSLKGFTPDEFTYCTLIHGISLAGKVNEAFDLRDEMLIKDLVPNIAVYNALIDGLCKAGNHERALRLFNKLHLKGLAPNVITYNTLIDGYYKIGKTSEATQLLKRITEEEILQS comes from the coding sequence ATGGCACAGAGAGAGAAAATAGTAAACACAATTCTCTCTACTTCAAATAAAAAATTCACCTTTGGGCTACTCCCTCAGCAACGACGTAACGCCACCCATTTTCCGGCGACTAACCAACCACCCAAACTCGCCGATCAAATAAGCCGTCTTTTGATTCTCCAGCGTTACACCGCCCTAGACAACCTCAAATTTGATTTCTCCGACAACCTCGTCGACGCCGTTCTCGTAAAACTCAAACTCCATCCTAACGCTTCGTTGCATTTCTTCAAGTTAGCTTCACGGCGTCAGTTTTATAAACCCCATGTAAAATCTTACTGCAAAATAGTTCACATATTATCCAGAGCGAGAATGTTCGATGAGACTAGGTTTTATTTAGCCGAGCTTCTAGAACTTTCTAGAAACATAAAACCCGTGTCGTTTATTTGGGATGAATTAGTAGCAGTTTATAGAGAGTTCAAGTTTTCTCCTACGGTATTCGATATGGTGTTGAAAATTTCCGCGAAAAAGGGATTAGTGAAAAATGCCTTGTACGTGTTTGATAATATGCACAAGTGTGGTCGTGTTCCTAGTTTGAGCTCTTGTAATAGTTTATTGAgtaatttggtgaaaaatggtgAATGTTTTACTGCTTTTTCTGTATATGATCAGATGAATAGGATTGGGATCTCTCCTGATATATATATGTGTACGATAATGGTAAATGCATATTGCAAGGATGGGAAGGTTGATAAAGCTGAGATTTTTATTGATGAAATTGAGAAGATGGGTTTGGAGCTGAGTGTTGTTACTTATCATAGTTTGATCAATGGGTATGTGGAGAAGAAGGATCTCGAGGGTGTCGAAAGAGTGTTGAAGCAAATGGAGGAAAGAGGAATTTCGAGAAATGTAGTTACATTCACGTTGTTGATTAAGGGTTATTGCAGGCTGTGTAAGATGGAGGAAGCTGAGAAAGTGTTCAGAGAAATGAAGGAAGTGGATGAGCAGGCGTATGGTGTGTTAATTGACGGGTTTTGTCAAATAGGGAAAATGGATGATGCCCTTAGGATTCGGGATGAGATGTTAAGATTAGGGTTTAACATGAACTTGTTCATTTGTAATTCCTTGATAAATGGGTATTGCAAAGTTGGAAAAATTAGCAACGCGGAACAGGTTGTTAGGAGCATGAACGGCTGGAATCTAAAACCTGATTCGTATAGCTATCACACCCTTTTAGATGGCTATTGTAGGGAAAGATTGATGCAAAATGCATTCAACCTTTGTGATGAGATGATTCGTGATGGTATCGATCCAACAGTTGTCACTTACAACACTCTCCTGAAAGGACTATGTCAGGAAGGTGCCATTTCTGATGCTTTGCATCTTTGGAATTTGATGCttaaaagaggtgttgttcctAATGCAGTTGGATACAGTACTCTTTTAGATGCATTTCTTAAAATGGGAGAATTTGAAAAGGCTTTAGTCCTGTGGAAACATATACTAGCAAGAGGGCACACCAAAAGCAGGATTCTTTTAAATACGATGCTTAAAGGATTCTGTAAGATGGGGAAAATGGCTGAAGCTGAGCTGCTTTTTAACAAAATGGAGGAGCTTGGCTGTTCACCAGATGCAATAACTTACAGGACACTAAGTGACGGGTTTTGTAAAACAGGGGAGATTGAAAAAGCTTTGGAAACAAAGGATGCCATGGAACTGCAAAACATTCCTGCCTCTGTAGAAAGTTATAACTCCCTTATTAGTGGACTTATGAAGGCTGGGAAGTTTGGCAGAGTCGAAGATCTCCTTAATGAAATGCATGACAGGGAATTAACTCCCAACACTGTTACATTTGGAGCCCTTATTGCTGGTTGGTTTAAAGAAGGATTACCTGAGAAAGCTTTCAAAGCATATTTTGAGATGAGAGAGAAGGGATTCAATCCAAATGTCATCATAGTTAGCTCTATTATTAGTGGATTATACAAACTTGGTAGGACTGATGATGCTAATAAGCTACTGCAGAAAATACTGGATGTAAATTTGTACCCTGACCTTAGACGTTTTTACAGTTTTTCAAACTCTAGGACAGAGCTGCTAGATGTGCAGAAAGTTGCGGATTCCCTTGATGGAAGTGCTGCAAAATCTATTGTTCCCAATAATGTGCTGTATAATATAGCTGTGGCAGCGTTATGCAAATCAGGGAAGATCGATGATGCAAGAGATGTTGTAAATTACCTCTCACTAAAAGGCTTTACTCCTGATGAGTTTACCTACTGCACCCTTATCCATGGCATTTCTTTGGCTGGTAAAGTGAATGAAGCTTTTGATTTGCGCGATGAGATGCTAATAAAGGATCTTGTTCCAAATATTGCAGTATACAATGCTCTTATAGATGGCCTTTGTAAAGCAGGCAACCATGAACGAGCATTGAGACTTTTCAATAAGCTTCATTTGAAAGGGTTAGCTCCTAATGTTATAACTTATAACACTCTGATAGATGGATACTATAAGATTGGTAAAACTAGTGAAGCCACGCAACTGCTGAAGAGAATAACAGAAGAAGAAATCCTTCAGTCATAA